Proteins from a genomic interval of Nocardioides jishulii:
- a CDS encoding acetyl-CoA C-acetyltransferase — translation MREAVICEPVRTPVGKYGGVFKDVPAAELGAGVLTGLVERTGLDPEKVDDVIFGQCYPNGEAPAIGRVAALDAGFPITVPGLQIDRRCGSALQAVLDAAMRVQTGACDTVIAGGAESMSQAEHYTLGGRFGYRGDSTPTWDRIARGRITSGGKHYPVEGGMLETAENLRREYGITREAQDLLAFTSHQRAVAAQRDGRFAEEIVPVTVRGRRGENVVDTDEHPRPDVTLESLAALRPVRLKLDPESTVTAGNASGQNDGAAACIVTTVENAEKLGLRPLARIVTWAAAGVEPHRMGIGPVPSTEKALARTGLTLADMDLIELNEAFAAQALACTTALGLGEADLERVNVNGSGISLGHPVGATGVRILTTMLRELDRREGRYALETMCIGGGQGLTAVFERLA, via the coding sequence ATGCGTGAGGCAGTGATCTGCGAACCCGTGCGGACGCCCGTGGGCAAGTACGGCGGCGTCTTCAAGGACGTACCGGCCGCCGAGCTCGGCGCCGGCGTGCTGACCGGGCTCGTCGAGCGGACCGGTCTCGACCCCGAGAAGGTCGACGACGTCATCTTCGGCCAGTGCTACCCCAACGGCGAGGCGCCGGCCATCGGCCGCGTCGCCGCCCTGGACGCCGGCTTCCCGATCACCGTGCCGGGCCTCCAGATCGACCGTCGCTGCGGTTCGGCGCTGCAGGCCGTGCTCGACGCAGCGATGCGCGTGCAGACCGGGGCCTGCGACACCGTCATCGCCGGTGGGGCCGAGTCGATGAGTCAGGCCGAGCACTACACCCTGGGCGGCCGCTTCGGCTACCGCGGCGACTCCACGCCGACGTGGGACCGGATCGCCCGCGGCCGGATCACCTCCGGTGGCAAGCACTACCCGGTCGAGGGCGGCATGCTCGAGACCGCGGAGAACCTGCGTCGCGAGTACGGGATCACCCGCGAGGCGCAGGACCTCCTCGCCTTCACCTCCCACCAGCGTGCCGTCGCCGCCCAGCGGGACGGGCGCTTCGCGGAGGAGATCGTGCCGGTCACCGTGCGGGGTCGTCGCGGCGAGAACGTCGTCGACACCGACGAGCACCCGCGCCCCGACGTGACGCTGGAGTCGCTGGCGGCGCTCCGGCCCGTACGTCTGAAGCTCGACCCCGAGTCGACAGTCACCGCCGGCAACGCCAGCGGCCAGAACGACGGTGCTGCTGCCTGCATCGTCACCACGGTGGAGAACGCCGAGAAGCTGGGCCTGCGCCCGCTCGCCCGCATCGTCACGTGGGCCGCGGCCGGGGTCGAGCCCCACCGCATGGGCATCGGCCCGGTGCCCTCGACCGAGAAGGCGCTGGCCCGCACCGGCCTGACCCTGGCCGACATGGACCTCATCGAGCTCAACGAGGCCTTCGCCGCCCAGGCTCTGGCCTGCACGACCGCCCTGGGCCTGGGCGAGGCCGACCTCGAACGCGTCAACGTCAACGGATCCGGCATCTCGCTGGGCCACCCCGTCGGCGCGACCGGCGTCCGCATCCTCACCACGATGCTGCGCGAGCTCGACCGCCGCGAGGGCCGCTACGCCCTCGAGACCATGTGCATCGGCGGCGGACAGGGCCTCACCGCCGTGTTCGAGCGCCTGGCCTGA
- a CDS encoding AMP-binding protein — protein MRGPGLFAAPDAPAWVPGPEHLDRSRLLRAARRWGHDDVASLHAASVDDPEWFWRAVVEDLRIDFREPFDTVVDASAGHPLPRWFTGGRLNAADLCVHRHATDPAVADKPAVVFEGDGGEQRRLTYRELDGEVRRFAANLAARGVRRGDRVVLFLPVVPEAVVAFLACAALGAVSVPAFTGYGPEALATRLRESGATVLVTADGTTRRGRPVPLKATADEALADVDTVTLCVVVAHSGGDVPMVEGRDLYWHDLDPTPTPVETVAVESNDPLTIIYTSGTTGAPKGIVHSHAGFSVKAAVDFAYGFDLDADDTIAWIADMGWMLGPLLIMGGLQLGATIVLVEGLPHHPTPQRLWRIAETHGVTFQGIAPTAARLLMNEGAEPEHDISAIRSFASTGEAWDAPTWQWLFERVGGTTRPIVNYSGGTETGGGILVSYPFLPAAAAGFNGPLPGMDVAVLDQQGRSVVGEVGELSVLNTWPGMTHAFWGDTERYLETYWQRFPDTWVHGDLAEVQADGTWRLHGRSDDTIKVSGRRVGPSEIEAALLRDPRVLEAAVIGVPDEMRGQRVVAFAVVRPEADLDDVRASAVHHVGKSFAPTLHVVRSLPKTKNGKIMRRAIRARHLGEPAGDLSSLEPTTPLEDIPTQQEAGAR, from the coding sequence ATGCGAGGCCCCGGCCTGTTCGCCGCCCCTGACGCACCCGCCTGGGTGCCGGGCCCCGAGCACCTCGACCGCAGCCGCCTGCTCCGGGCGGCACGACGGTGGGGCCACGACGACGTCGCGTCGCTGCACGCCGCCTCCGTCGACGACCCCGAGTGGTTCTGGCGGGCGGTCGTCGAGGACCTGCGGATCGACTTCCGTGAGCCCTTCGACACCGTCGTGGACGCCAGCGCGGGACATCCCCTGCCGCGCTGGTTCACCGGAGGACGGCTCAACGCTGCCGACCTCTGCGTCCACCGCCACGCCACCGACCCGGCCGTGGCCGACAAGCCGGCCGTGGTCTTCGAGGGCGACGGGGGTGAGCAGCGCCGGCTGACCTACCGCGAGCTGGACGGCGAGGTGCGTCGCTTCGCGGCCAACCTGGCGGCCCGAGGCGTACGCCGTGGCGACCGCGTGGTGCTCTTCCTCCCGGTCGTGCCCGAGGCGGTGGTGGCCTTCCTGGCCTGCGCCGCCCTGGGAGCAGTCTCCGTGCCGGCCTTCACCGGCTACGGTCCCGAGGCGCTGGCCACCCGCCTGCGTGAGTCGGGAGCCACGGTCCTCGTCACCGCCGACGGCACCACCCGTCGCGGCAGGCCGGTGCCTCTCAAGGCCACCGCCGACGAAGCACTGGCCGACGTGGACACCGTGACCCTCTGCGTCGTCGTCGCCCACTCCGGCGGCGACGTGCCCATGGTCGAGGGCCGCGACCTCTACTGGCACGACCTCGACCCGACCCCCACGCCGGTCGAGACCGTGGCGGTGGAGAGCAACGACCCGCTCACCATCATCTACACCTCCGGCACCACCGGCGCCCCGAAGGGGATCGTCCACTCCCACGCCGGCTTCTCGGTGAAGGCGGCCGTCGACTTCGCCTACGGCTTCGACCTCGACGCCGACGACACGATCGCCTGGATCGCCGACATGGGCTGGATGCTCGGGCCGCTGCTCATCATGGGCGGCCTGCAGCTCGGCGCCACGATCGTGCTCGTCGAGGGGCTGCCGCACCACCCCACCCCGCAGCGCCTGTGGCGGATCGCCGAGACCCACGGCGTGACCTTCCAGGGCATCGCGCCCACCGCGGCGCGACTGCTCATGAACGAAGGCGCGGAGCCGGAGCACGACATCTCCGCCATCCGCTCCTTCGCCTCCACGGGAGAGGCGTGGGACGCCCCGACCTGGCAGTGGCTCTTCGAGCGGGTCGGCGGGACCACTCGCCCGATCGTCAACTACTCCGGCGGCACCGAGACGGGCGGCGGCATCCTGGTCAGCTATCCGTTCCTGCCCGCCGCGGCCGCCGGCTTCAACGGCCCGCTGCCCGGGATGGACGTCGCGGTGCTCGACCAGCAGGGTCGCTCGGTCGTCGGCGAGGTCGGCGAGCTCTCGGTGCTCAACACCTGGCCGGGCATGACCCACGCCTTCTGGGGTGACACCGAGCGCTACCTCGAGACCTACTGGCAGCGGTTCCCCGACACCTGGGTCCACGGCGACCTGGCCGAGGTGCAGGCCGACGGGACCTGGCGCCTGCACGGTCGCTCCGACGACACGATCAAGGTCTCCGGCCGTCGGGTCGGACCCTCCGAGATCGAGGCGGCACTGCTGCGCGACCCGCGCGTGCTCGAGGCCGCGGTGATCGGGGTGCCCGACGAGATGCGCGGCCAGCGCGTCGTCGCCTTCGCCGTCGTACGCCCCGAGGCCGACCTCGACGACGTACGGGCCTCGGCGGTGCACCACGTCGGCAAGTCGTTCGCGCCGACGCTGCACGTCGTACGCAGCCTGCCCAAGACCAAGAACGGAAAGATCATGCGCCGCGCCATCAGGGCCCGGCACCTCGGCGAACCCGCCGGGGACCTCTCGTCACTCGAACCGACGACCCCCCTCGAAGACATCCCCACCCAGCAGGAAGCAGGAGCCCGATGA
- a CDS encoding CynX/NimT family MFS transporter, translated as MTDSRTAPEVDAPPAAPSGGGRLRGAGVLLFPAAVATALSLSVLVPGALAFDIQGDFGLRAGEIGALVALFYLLSSLFTQAAMPLAGRLSPTTTVRWGLVLGGVALALPAVLGTKVSLVAMVATGGIANGLATPAANMLIALTVPPHRRGLAFGLRVSAVPASAALTACGAWVVAHSDVEWRGVAAVGAGVCLLVLAASALVARTGPLPPPSGTRQDLRTGIAALRVLSLGGLLAATACATLSPFLVEGLIAGGATPGSAALLLGVSAWIGVAARISTGLVADRIPSPSFQLHSAATMLLICAVGMVGLGLGSGTGVLAAATLLTFGIGWAWPGLLQQATLTLHPRQLARATSYVQLGTYVGALLGPLGFGFLVELFDFRTAWLAAAATAVGAAFIIVVGLRASLRRETA; from the coding sequence GTGACCGACTCCCGCACCGCGCCAGAGGTGGACGCACCACCGGCTGCCCCCAGCGGAGGCGGACGGCTGCGCGGCGCGGGGGTGCTCCTCTTCCCCGCCGCCGTCGCCACAGCCCTGTCCCTGTCCGTCCTGGTGCCCGGAGCACTGGCCTTCGACATCCAGGGCGACTTCGGCCTGCGCGCGGGCGAGATCGGGGCCCTCGTCGCGCTCTTCTACCTGCTCTCATCGCTCTTCACCCAGGCGGCGATGCCTCTGGCCGGGCGGCTCAGCCCGACCACCACGGTCCGGTGGGGGCTCGTGCTCGGCGGCGTCGCACTGGCGCTGCCGGCCGTCCTCGGCACCAAGGTGTCACTCGTGGCGATGGTGGCCACGGGCGGCATCGCGAACGGACTGGCGACCCCGGCGGCCAACATGCTGATCGCGCTGACCGTTCCACCGCACCGCCGGGGCCTGGCCTTCGGCCTGCGCGTCTCGGCGGTCCCGGCCTCGGCAGCGCTCACCGCGTGCGGCGCCTGGGTGGTCGCCCACTCCGACGTCGAGTGGCGGGGTGTGGCCGCCGTCGGCGCCGGCGTCTGCCTGCTGGTGCTCGCCGCCTCGGCGCTGGTCGCGCGTACCGGCCCGTTGCCACCGCCCAGCGGCACCCGGCAGGACCTGCGGACGGGAATCGCCGCCCTGCGCGTCCTCTCCCTGGGAGGCCTGCTCGCCGCGACTGCGTGCGCAACCCTCTCCCCCTTCCTCGTGGAGGGCCTGATCGCGGGGGGCGCCACCCCGGGGTCGGCAGCGCTGCTGCTGGGCGTCAGCGCGTGGATCGGCGTCGCCGCGCGGATCAGCACCGGCCTGGTCGCGGACCGGATCCCCAGCCCCTCGTTCCAGCTCCACTCGGCCGCCACCATGCTGCTGATCTGCGCGGTGGGCATGGTCGGGCTCGGCCTCGGCAGCGGCACGGGCGTCCTGGCCGCAGCCACCCTGCTCACCTTCGGGATCGGCTGGGCCTGGCCCGGGCTCCTGCAGCAGGCAACCCTGACCCTGCACCCGCGCCAGCTCGCCCGCGCCACGTCGTACGTCCAGCTCGGCACCTACGTCGGCGCCCTCCTGGGGCCCCTCGGGTTCGGCTTCCTGGTCGAGCTCTTCGACTTCCGCACCGCGTGGCTCGCGGCGGCCGCGACCGCCGTGGGGGCCGCCTTCATCATCGTCGTCGGGCTGCGCGCCAGCCTGCGCAGGGAAACGGCCTGA
- a CDS encoding extracellular solute-binding protein: MKIPRSARKPLVAALSGVLLAASLSACGGGDPKAELVDGDWDEIVAAAEEEGRVVFYNGSTQQQGDRLVKAFNKAYPDIKVTAERGGADIIARVEAQISSDTTGADVFLLGDEEWWVGHDEDVLPVEGPGTEDLEGDAWMVEDKVASVFGAPYSVFVWNTDTFSEGFDSYDDFLDPRTKGKVGFRGDASKSAAGFLDFMESEVDPDWLRKFGQLEPKLYPSVVPATEAVAAGEVGATPTAQLPHVLGLIDAGAPLDYFVPEKGYAFDYGIGALANAGNPNAAVVFADFASSPEGQAALAGDDYAISSRPDTKGAINGEGWTMLEATKFTPDVIAKWNRTIDEQLK; this comes from the coding sequence GTGAAGATCCCTCGCAGCGCCCGCAAGCCCCTCGTCGCCGCCCTCTCCGGAGTGCTCCTGGCCGCTTCGCTGTCGGCGTGCGGAGGAGGCGACCCCAAGGCTGAGCTCGTCGACGGCGACTGGGACGAGATCGTCGCCGCCGCCGAGGAGGAGGGCCGCGTGGTCTTCTACAACGGCAGCACCCAGCAGCAGGGCGACCGCCTGGTCAAGGCGTTCAACAAGGCCTACCCCGACATCAAGGTCACTGCGGAGCGTGGCGGCGCCGACATCATCGCCCGCGTCGAGGCCCAGATCTCCTCCGACACCACGGGGGCCGACGTCTTCCTCCTGGGCGACGAGGAGTGGTGGGTCGGCCACGACGAGGACGTGCTGCCCGTCGAGGGCCCCGGCACGGAGGATCTCGAGGGCGATGCGTGGATGGTGGAGGACAAGGTTGCCTCCGTCTTCGGCGCCCCCTACTCGGTCTTCGTGTGGAACACCGACACCTTCTCCGAGGGCTTCGACTCCTACGACGACTTCCTCGACCCGCGGACCAAGGGCAAGGTCGGCTTCCGCGGCGACGCCAGCAAGTCGGCCGCCGGCTTCCTCGACTTCATGGAGTCGGAGGTTGACCCCGACTGGCTGCGCAAGTTCGGCCAGCTCGAGCCGAAGCTCTACCCCTCCGTGGTGCCCGCCACCGAGGCAGTCGCCGCCGGTGAGGTCGGGGCCACTCCCACCGCCCAGCTGCCCCACGTGCTCGGGCTGATCGACGCCGGAGCCCCGCTGGACTACTTCGTGCCCGAGAAGGGCTACGCCTTCGACTACGGGATCGGCGCGCTGGCCAACGCCGGAAACCCCAACGCCGCCGTCGTCTTCGCCGACTTCGCCTCCTCGCCCGAGGGCCAGGCGGCGCTGGCCGGTGACGACTACGCGATCTCCTCCCGCCCCGACACCAAGGGCGCCATCAACGGCGAGGGCTGGACCATGCTCGAGGCCACCAAGTTCACCCCCGACGTGATCGCGAAGTGGAACCGCACGATCGACGAGCAGCTGAAGTGA
- a CDS encoding acyl-CoA thioesterase: MPDHDELLALLDLDCPWPGHLVGGQPPASMLDKVYGGQLLAQALVAMTRTVDLDRRAHAVQGTFFHPGNHVDALHYDVEKLRDGRSFSVRSVVASQDSRELLRATASFQVPEPGLAHSPAAPPAPPPDDLPSLADVIRDHSELDDAPWRREWPGVDVRYVDALLDSPDPTGPGRQQVWMKVRRTLPDDPVLHHQVLTYLSDLTLVNASLVPHGILVGAPELPRATLNHTVWLHEDVRADEWFLVDQTSPWAGGARGFSRAEVFQDGRHVASYAQEGLIRPRGDLRKRLLGDEADAS; this comes from the coding sequence GTGCCGGACCATGACGAGTTGCTCGCCCTGCTCGACCTCGACTGCCCGTGGCCGGGCCACCTCGTGGGAGGACAACCACCTGCCTCCATGCTCGACAAGGTCTACGGGGGGCAGCTGCTGGCCCAGGCCCTGGTGGCGATGACCCGGACCGTCGACCTCGACCGTCGGGCGCACGCCGTGCAGGGCACGTTCTTCCACCCCGGCAACCACGTCGACGCCCTGCACTACGACGTGGAGAAGCTCCGCGACGGACGGTCGTTCAGCGTGCGTTCGGTCGTGGCGTCGCAGGACAGCCGCGAGCTGCTGCGCGCCACCGCCTCCTTCCAGGTGCCGGAGCCCGGCCTTGCCCACTCACCTGCTGCCCCGCCCGCGCCACCGCCGGACGACCTGCCCTCGCTGGCCGACGTGATCCGGGACCACAGCGAGCTCGATGACGCACCGTGGCGCCGCGAGTGGCCAGGGGTGGACGTCCGCTACGTCGACGCGCTGCTGGACTCCCCCGATCCCACGGGCCCCGGCCGCCAGCAGGTGTGGATGAAGGTGCGCCGGACCCTGCCCGACGACCCGGTCCTGCACCACCAGGTGCTCACCTACCTGAGCGACCTGACTCTGGTCAACGCCTCGCTGGTCCCGCACGGCATCCTGGTCGGCGCCCCCGAGCTCCCCCGAGCCACGCTCAACCACACCGTCTGGCTGCACGAGGACGTACGCGCCGACGAGTGGTTCCTGGTCGACCAGACCTCACCCTGGGCGGGAGGGGCACGTGGGTTCAGCCGCGCCGAGGTCTTCCAGGACGGGCGCCACGTCGCGTCGTACGCCCAGGAAGGGCTGATCCGTCCGCGCGGCGACCTCAGGAAGCGTCTGCTCGGCGACGAGGCCGACGCTTCGTGA
- a CDS encoding TIGR03620 family F420-dependent LLM class oxidoreductase: MRLGRVGLWTNQLNGLGAAEQRDVLQEVEGLGFGTLWSGESATGREAFTHSALALAATERLVVATGVASIWARDASATASAQRVLAETFPGRFLLGLGVSHGALVGARGHTYDKPLTAMREHLRAMDAHPTGDLPPLTVPAPRVLGALGPAMLELARDLADGAHPFLVPPEHTALARDLLGPGKLLAPHQAVVLHDEVEVARAIARTDLKGRLRLPNYRRSLARFGFTEGDFGGGGSDALVERMYVCGDEAAVAARVAEHLEAGADHVALHLLDGQRAVPPLAGWRRLAALV; the protein is encoded by the coding sequence ATGCGACTGGGCCGTGTCGGCCTCTGGACCAACCAGCTCAACGGACTCGGCGCCGCCGAGCAGCGCGACGTGCTCCAGGAGGTGGAGGGACTCGGCTTCGGCACCCTGTGGAGCGGCGAGTCCGCGACCGGACGTGAGGCCTTCACCCACTCGGCGCTGGCGCTCGCCGCCACCGAGAGGCTGGTCGTCGCCACCGGTGTCGCCTCCATCTGGGCGCGTGACGCCTCGGCGACCGCGTCGGCGCAACGGGTGCTGGCCGAGACCTTCCCGGGCCGCTTCCTGCTCGGCCTCGGTGTCAGCCACGGTGCCCTGGTCGGGGCGCGAGGGCACACGTACGACAAGCCCCTCACCGCGATGCGCGAGCACCTCCGGGCGATGGACGCACACCCCACCGGCGACCTGCCGCCGCTCACGGTGCCCGCACCACGGGTCCTGGGCGCGCTGGGGCCGGCGATGCTGGAGCTGGCCCGCGACCTGGCCGACGGGGCGCACCCCTTCCTGGTGCCGCCCGAGCACACCGCCCTCGCTCGTGACCTGCTCGGTCCCGGCAAGTTGCTGGCACCGCACCAGGCCGTGGTGCTGCACGACGAGGTCGAGGTCGCGCGGGCGATTGCCCGCACCGACCTGAAGGGGCGGCTCCGACTGCCGAACTACCGCCGCAGCCTGGCCCGGTTCGGGTTCACCGAGGGCGACTTCGGTGGTGGTGGGAGCGACGCCCTCGTCGAGCGGATGTACGTCTGTGGTGACGAGGCTGCGGTGGCGGCCCGCGTCGCCGAGCACCTCGAGGCAGGCGCCGACCATGTCGCCCTGCACCTGCTCGACGGCCAGCGCGCCGTGCCGCCACTGGCAGGGTGGCGTCGCCTCGCCGCGCTGGTCTGA
- a CDS encoding CaiB/BaiF CoA transferase family protein — MGPLRDVRVVVLAGMGPVPFASMLLADLGADVVRVTRPPRRSARLLAQAAALGAEHDLVNRGVRSVAVDLKSPEGIASVLDLASRADVFVEGFRPGVVERLGLGPDALQERNPALVVARLTGYGQDGPLARAAGHDINYVAQSGALHALGRPGQAPMPPINLLGDYAGGGAMAALGVVSAVLAARSTGRGDVVDASMLDGVATLTTKIQGLRAAGLHSDEPGTNYLDGDAPFYGTYACADGRFLAVGALEADFYAEFVQRLGVDLTDWPAQDDTSQWPRLRELIGAAVARRTLAEWTEVYEGTDACVTPVLTFDEAASHPHNAARQLYTEVDGALHPAPAPRFAVHGTRPPSTPSAQPEPDVATVLELWPERFVT; from the coding sequence ATGGGACCGTTGCGTGACGTGCGGGTCGTGGTGCTGGCCGGGATGGGCCCGGTGCCCTTCGCCAGCATGCTGCTGGCCGACCTGGGGGCGGACGTCGTCCGGGTCACCCGCCCGCCGAGGCGCAGCGCCCGGCTGCTCGCCCAGGCTGCTGCGCTCGGTGCGGAGCACGACCTGGTCAACCGCGGCGTACGCTCCGTGGCCGTCGACCTCAAGTCGCCCGAGGGCATCGCGTCGGTGCTCGACCTGGCGTCGCGTGCGGACGTCTTCGTCGAGGGCTTCCGCCCCGGCGTCGTCGAACGGCTGGGGCTCGGTCCCGACGCCCTGCAGGAGCGCAACCCCGCCCTCGTCGTGGCCCGGCTGACCGGCTATGGCCAGGACGGTCCGCTGGCCCGGGCCGCCGGGCACGACATCAACTACGTGGCGCAGAGCGGCGCGCTGCACGCCCTGGGGAGGCCGGGCCAGGCGCCCATGCCCCCGATCAACCTCCTCGGCGACTACGCCGGGGGCGGTGCGATGGCGGCGCTGGGCGTCGTCTCCGCCGTGCTGGCCGCCCGGAGCACCGGGCGCGGCGACGTCGTCGACGCCTCCATGCTCGACGGTGTCGCGACGCTCACGACCAAGATCCAGGGGCTGCGCGCCGCCGGACTGCACAGTGACGAGCCAGGCACCAACTACCTCGACGGCGACGCCCCCTTCTACGGGACGTACGCCTGTGCCGACGGCCGGTTCCTCGCCGTCGGGGCACTGGAGGCCGACTTCTACGCGGAGTTCGTGCAGCGCCTCGGCGTCGACCTCACCGACTGGCCCGCCCAGGACGACACGAGCCAGTGGCCCCGTCTGCGCGAGCTGATCGGCGCCGCCGTCGCGCGCAGGACGTTGGCCGAGTGGACCGAGGTCTACGAGGGCACCGACGCCTGCGTCACCCCGGTGCTGACCTTCGACGAGGCCGCCTCCCATCCCCACAACGCGGCCCGCCAGCTCTACACCGAGGTCGACGGCGCCCTGCACCCCGCGCCGGCGCCGCGCTTCGCCGTGCACGGCACACGACCCCCCTCGACCCCGTCGGCCCAGCCTGAGCCGGACGTGGCCACCGTGCTGGAGCTGTGGCCGGAGCGGTTCGTCACGTGA
- the fabG gene encoding 3-oxoacyl-ACP reductase FabG encodes MSAAEQTSRLLDGKVAIVTGAAQGIGLAIADTFLTHGASVVVVDVDQAKIDVVTAERRAAGLPVAGVRCDVTNEVEQEKLVQQTLSTFGRIDILVNNAGITRDKYMAKMSVADFESVLDVSLKGAWLGTRAVSGVFREQKSGAVINMSSLSGKIGNPGQTNYSAAKAGLIGLTKASAKELGPSGVRVNAVQPGLVRTEMTLSMKPEIFASKEAEVPMGRAGEPDEVATAVLFLASDLASYVNGAVLEVTGGRGI; translated from the coding sequence ATGAGTGCAGCAGAGCAGACGTCCCGGCTCCTCGACGGCAAGGTCGCGATCGTGACCGGAGCCGCCCAGGGGATCGGGCTGGCGATCGCCGACACCTTCCTGACGCACGGCGCCAGCGTCGTGGTGGTCGACGTCGACCAGGCGAAGATCGACGTCGTGACCGCGGAGCGCCGCGCAGCCGGTCTCCCGGTCGCCGGAGTCCGCTGCGACGTCACCAACGAGGTCGAGCAGGAGAAGCTGGTCCAGCAGACCCTGTCCACGTTCGGTCGGATCGACATCCTGGTCAACAACGCCGGCATCACCCGCGACAAGTACATGGCCAAGATGAGCGTGGCCGACTTCGAGTCCGTGCTCGACGTGAGCCTGAAGGGTGCCTGGCTCGGCACCCGTGCGGTCTCGGGGGTCTTCCGCGAGCAGAAGTCGGGCGCCGTCATCAACATGTCGTCGCTGTCGGGCAAGATCGGCAACCCCGGCCAGACCAACTACAGCGCCGCCAAGGCCGGCCTGATCGGCCTGACCAAGGCCTCGGCCAAGGAGCTCGGCCCCTCCGGGGTGCGGGTCAACGCGGTGCAGCCCGGACTGGTGCGCACCGAGATGACCTTGTCGATGAAGCCCGAGATCTTCGCCTCCAAGGAGGCCGAGGTGCCCATGGGGCGCGCCGGTGAACCCGACGAGGTCGCCACGGCGGTCCTCTTCCTGGCCTCCGACCTGGCGTCGTACGTCAACGGCGCCGTCCTCGAGGTCACCGGCGGACGAGGCATCTGA
- a CDS encoding acyl-CoA dehydrogenase family protein, whose amino-acid sequence MTDAADLDLIRKHTREIASKFDLEYWRQKDKDHEYPWEFVKAFADGGWLGAMIPEEYGGIGLGLRESAVMLHEIGYAGGTGGASAIHFYIFPPGPVIRHGSEEMKKKYLPQIAKGELLMAFGVTEPDAGVDTSRITTKAERVGDKWVVNGKKVWITNAQNAHRILLLARTSPRDPEKPFAGMTLFFTDLDRERITVREIEKLGRSCIDSNELFIDNLEISDEDVVGEVGKGFYYLLDGLNPERICVAMEQIGLGRKALDIAVQYAKDRVIFDRPIGQNQAVAHPLADSWIRLQAAEQIAMKAAELFDLEEDCGAEANSAKFLGAEAGFEACDRAMQTLGGYSYAKEYHVERLWRESRLLKIAPISQAMVLNYVSDKILGLPKSY is encoded by the coding sequence ATGACCGACGCAGCAGACCTGGATCTGATCCGCAAGCACACCCGTGAGATCGCCAGCAAGTTCGACCTCGAGTACTGGCGCCAGAAGGACAAGGACCACGAGTACCCGTGGGAGTTCGTCAAGGCGTTCGCGGACGGCGGCTGGCTCGGCGCGATGATCCCCGAGGAGTACGGCGGCATCGGCCTGGGCCTGCGCGAGTCGGCGGTGATGCTCCACGAGATCGGCTACGCCGGCGGCACCGGTGGGGCCTCGGCCATCCACTTCTACATCTTCCCGCCCGGCCCGGTGATCCGGCACGGCTCCGAGGAGATGAAGAAGAAGTACCTGCCCCAGATCGCCAAGGGCGAGCTGCTGATGGCCTTCGGCGTCACCGAGCCCGATGCCGGCGTCGACACCTCGCGCATCACGACCAAGGCCGAGCGCGTCGGCGACAAGTGGGTCGTCAACGGCAAGAAGGTGTGGATCACCAACGCGCAGAACGCGCACCGCATCCTCCTCCTGGCGCGCACCTCCCCGCGCGACCCGGAGAAGCCGTTCGCCGGCATGACCCTCTTCTTCACCGACCTCGACCGTGAGCGCATCACGGTGCGCGAGATCGAGAAGCTCGGGCGCTCCTGCATCGACTCCAACGAGCTCTTCATCGACAACCTGGAGATCTCCGACGAGGACGTCGTCGGCGAGGTCGGCAAGGGCTTCTACTACCTGCTCGACGGTCTCAACCCCGAGCGCATCTGCGTCGCCATGGAGCAGATCGGCCTCGGCCGCAAGGCCCTCGACATCGCCGTCCAGTACGCCAAGGACCGCGTCATCTTCGACCGCCCGATCGGTCAGAACCAGGCCGTCGCCCACCCGCTGGCCGACTCCTGGATCCGCTTGCAGGCCGCCGAGCAGATCGCGATGAAGGCCGCCGAGCTCTTCGACCTCGAGGAGGACTGCGGCGCCGAGGCCAACTCCGCCAAGTTCCTGGGCGCCGAGGCCGGCTTCGAGGCCTGCGACCGCGCCATGCAGACCCTCGGTGGCTACTCGTACGCGAAGGAGTACCACGTGGAGCGTCTGTGGCGTGAGTCCCGCCTGCTCAAGATCGCCCCGATCTCCCAGGCGATGGTGCTGAACTACGTGAGCGACAAGATCCTCGGCCTCCCGAAGTCGTACTGA